From the genome of Lineus longissimus chromosome 8, tnLinLong1.2, whole genome shotgun sequence, one region includes:
- the LOC135492175 gene encoding inactive phospholipase C-like protein 2 isoform X1, whose product MDSQAEDDEIFLNGEEQNQRDNNLLHPEDNTQSEGGIPRRSSLVKDASHRACRNKKTVSFSSMPTEKKIANAPDCLNYMQQGIECIKVRSNSRQYHRLFTLDKNLTEIRWQPTSKKPHKARIPIETVKEVRVGKNTDVLRNQEVAGIYPDECAFSIIYGDSFDSLDLIANTPDEANIWVTGLTWLLSMGKDNTSPDAVEERLSQQMRDQWLLEVFKSADQDKCGVLDEYEVIELMKKLNKNITTRQIQQKMKELQLDRTQNNENNRGRLDSDDFASIFKDITTRPEIYFLLVRYSSNADYMSVDDLLLFLEAEQGMAKVTKDKCLEIINTFEPSKEGRTKGVIGIDGFTAYLLSEECDIFDVEHQAVCHDMRLPLSHYFIASSYNTYLMEDQLKGPSSVDGYIRALRKGCRFVALDCWDGPTDDPIIYHGHTLTSKISFRSVIEAINEHAFAVSEYPVIVYIENHCSIKQQQLMAHYLITIFGDKLVRVPVEKDCQFLPSPEALKHRIIIKGKKLHDNDNTEGYVTDEEENTDVEKKKNNKREGSVKKHKLASELSDLVIYCKSVRFEDFHNSATQQHFSEVCSFSESSALKLANACPEDFVQHNKKFLSRVYPNGMRVDSSNFNPQDVWNCGCQIVTMNYQTPGLMMDLNDGHFLKNGGCGYVLKPAIMRDEIAFFSANTRDVIPGVSPQILHIKIISGYNFPKPKGSGAKGDTTDPYVMVEIFGIPADCAEERTKTVPHNGLNPIFDESFEFQINLPELALVRFAVLDDEFIGDEFIGQHTIPFECMQTGYRHVCMYSNTGDLLENCTLFVHIAITNKRGGGTCFLRRFRRKKPQRRGMSVKKGKKTREYTVMKNIGAKQIDDTFKLAMSPLREGTDLRDNVMVTLSAFKEACGLSPISNIKQCIRMLASRITTTGDNVKLVLIMRAGYPNLEATGTVPEIYRKALVLFDDLISECKHLINEAESVYEKIIQCQQRGLEWYEELHNLCQQAGLKGKKLVKATENFAWNIRVLKGQADLLRQAKKECHEYIQQVQEAAHSLGLIRTSQKTATL is encoded by the exons CACCTGACTGCCTCAACTATATGCAACAAGGTATCGAGTGTATAAAAGTCCGCTCAAATAGTCGCCAATATCATAGACTTTTTACATTGGATAAAAACCTCACGGAAATACGATGGCAGCCCACTTCAAAGAAACCCCACAAAGCTAGAA TTCCCATAGAAACAGTAAAAGAAGTACGTGTTGGAAAAAATACGGACGTTTTAAGAAATCAGGAAGTAGCCGGGATATATCCGGATGAATGTGCATTTTCAATTATATACGGAGATAGTTTTGATTCATTGGATCTCATAGCTAATACGCCGGATGAAGCTAACATATGGGTGACTGGACTAACGTGGCTTCTCTCTATGGGCAAGGACAATACGT CTCCAGATGCGGTGGAAGAGCGGTTATCGCAGCAAATGCGGGACCAGTGGTTATTAGAAGTATTCAAATCTGCTGATCAGGACAAATGTGGAGTATTAGACGAGTATGAAGTGATAGAATTAATGAAGAAATTAAATAAAAACATTACAACTCGGCAGATACAACAAAAAATGAAG GAATTACAACTTGACCGCACACAGAACAATGAAAATAATCGGGGGCGTTTAGACAGTGATGACTTCGCTAGTATATTTAAAGATATCACGACAAGACCTGAAATCTATTTTCTACTTGTAAG ATACTCCAGTAATGCTGATTATATGTCTGTGGATGATCTGTTGTTATTTTTAGAGGCTGAACAAGGG ATGGCCAAGGTAACAAAAGATAAATGTCTTGAGATTATTAACACTTTTGAACCTTCCAAAGAGGGACGGACGAAAGGAGTCATAGGAATTGATG GATTCACTGCCTATTTACTGTCTGAAGAATGTGATATTTTTGATGTGGAGCATCAAGCTGTCTGCCACGACATGAGATTACCACTGTCGCACTACTTTATTGCATCCTCGTATAACAC ATATCTAATGGAGGATCAGCTAAAAGGTCCATCGAGTGTTGACGGTTACATCAGGGCCTTACGTAAAGGATGTCGCTTTGTAGCAT TGGACTGCTGGGATGGTCCTACCGACGACCCGATTATATATCACGGTCACACGCTCACCTCGAAAATCTCCTTCAGGTCTGTCATTGAAGCCATCAATGAACATGCCTTTGCTGTATCTGA ATACCCTGTGATAGTGTACATAGAAAACCATTGCAGTATCAAACAACAGCAACTCATGGCTCACTACCTGATCACGATATTCGGTGATAAGCTGGTCAGAGTGCCTGTTGAGAAAGACTGCCAATTCCTGCCATCGCCCGAGGCTCTCAAACACAGAATCATAATAAAG GGTAAGAAGCttcatgacaatgacaacacGGAGGGCTACGTGACTGATGAGGAAGAGAACACAGAtgtggagaagaagaaaaacaacaaaCGG GAGGGATCCGTCAAGAAGCACAAACTTGCCAGTGAGCTTTCAGACCTTGTGATCTACTGTAAATCAGTCAGGTTTGAAGATTTCCACAACTCTGCCACACAAC AACATTTCTCCGAAGTGTGCTCATTCTCCGAGTCCTCCGCCTTGAAACTTGCCAACGCCTGCCCTGAAGACTTCGTTCAGCACAACAAGAAGTTCCTCTCACGAGTTTACCCCAACGGTATGAGGGTCGACTCGAGTAATTTCAACCCACAGGATGTGTGGAACTGTGGTTGCCAGATAG taaCGATGAATTACCAGACGCCAGGGTTGATGATGGATCTGAATGATGGACACTTTCTCAAGAACGGAGGATGCGGCTATGTTCTAAAGCCCGCCATCATGAGAGACGAGATTGCATTCTTTAGTGCCAACACCAGAGATGTCATACCTGGGGTGTCACCGCAGATTCTACACATAAAA ATCATTAGTGGCTACAACTTCCCCAAACCGAAGGGTTCTGGGGCCAAGGGTGACACAACCGACCCATATGTGATGGTGGAGATCTTTGGGATTCCTGCTGATTGCGCTGAGGAGAGAACGAAAACTGTACCACACAATG GCCTTAACCCTATCTTTGACGAGAGCTTCGAGTTCCAGATCAACCTGCCTGAGTTAGCACTTGTCCGCTTTGCCGTCTTGGATGATGAGTTTATTGGTGATGAGTTCATTGGGCAGCATACCATTCCGTTTGAATGTATGCAAACAG GATACCGCCATGTATGCATGTACTCCAACACTGGTGACCTGCTTGAGAACTGTACACTGTTTGTTCACATAGCAATCACAAACAAGCGAGGAGGCGGG ACATGTTTCCTCAGGAGATTCAGGCGCAAG AAGCCTCAGCGGCGAGGGATGTCCGTGAAGAAGGGCAAGAAGACCCGGGAGTACACTGTCATGAAGAACATCGGTgcaaaacaaattgatgatACATTCAAA CTTGCCATGTCCCCTTTACGAGAGGGTACCGACCTCCGTGACAACGTGATGGTGACCTTATCAGCTTTCAAGGAAGCGTGCGGCCTCTCTCCCATCTCAAACATTAAACAGTGCATACGGATGCTGGCATCTAGGATAACCACCACGGGTGATAACGTCAAGTTGGTTCTGATCATGAGGGCTGGG TATCCAAACTTAGAGGCGACAGGTACTGTGCCAGAGATATACAGGAAAGCACTGGTATTGTTCGATGAT CTGATCAGCGAATGCAAGCATCTGATCAATGAGGCTGAATCCGTGTATGAGAAGATCATCCAATGTCAGCAGCGGGGATTGGAGTGGTATGAGGAACTGCATAACCTCTGTCAGCAGGCTGGACTCAAGGGAAAGAAGCTTGTAAAG GCAACAGAAAACTTTGCTTGGAATATCCGTGTGTTGAAGGGACAAGCTGATCTGCTCCGACAAGCCAAGAAGGAATGCCACGAATATATACAACAGGTCCAGGAAGCAGCTCATTCTCTTGGACTCATACGGACGTCTCAAAAGACTGCTACACTTTAG
- the LOC135492175 gene encoding inactive phospholipase C-like protein 2 isoform X3, producing MDSQAEDDEIFLNGEEQNQRDNNLLHPEDNTQSEGGIPRRSSLVKDASHRACRNKKTVSFSSMPTEKKIANAPDCLNYMQQGIECIKVRSNSRQYHRLFTLDKNLTEIRWQPTSKKPHKARIPIETVKEVRVGKNTDVLRNQEVAGIYPDECAFSIIYGDSFDSLDLIANTPDEANIWVTGLTWLLSMGKDNTSPDAVEERLSQQMRDQWLLEVFKSADQDKCGVLDEYEVIELMKKLNKNITTRQIQQKMKELQLDRTQNNENNRGRLDSDDFASIFKDITTRPEIYFLLVRYSSNADYMSVDDLLLFLEAEQGMAKVTKDKCLEIINTFEPSKEGRTKGVIGIDGFTAYLLSEECDIFDVEHQAVCHDMRLPLSHYFIASSYNTYLMEDQLKGPSSVDGYIRALRKGCRFVALDCWDGPTDDPIIYHGHTLTSKISFRSVIEAINEHAFAVSEYPVIVYIENHCSIKQQQLMAHYLITIFGDKLVRVPVEKDCQFLPSPEALKHRIIIKGKKLHDNDNTEGYVTDEEENTDVEKKKNNKREGSVKKHKLASELSDLVIYCKSVRFEDFHNSATQQHFSEVCSFSESSALKLANACPEDFVQHNKKFLSRVYPNGMRVDSSNFNPQDVWNCGCQIVTMNYQTPGLMMDLNDGHFLKNGGCGYVLKPAIMRDEIAFFSANTRDVIPGVSPQILHIKIISGYNFPKPKGSGAKGDTTDPYVMVEIFGIPADCAEERTKTVPHNGLNPIFDESFEFQINLPELALVRFAVLDDEFIGDEFIGQHTIPFECMQTGYRHVCMYSNTGDLLENCTLFVHIAITNKRGGGKPQRRGMSVKKGKKTREYTVMKNIGAKQIDDTFKLAMSPLREGTDLRDNVMVTLSAFKEACGLSPISNIKQCIRMLASRITTTGDNVKLVLIMRAGYPNLEATGTVPEIYRKALVLFDDLISECKHLINEAESVYEKIIQCQQRGLEWYEELHNLCQQAGLKGKKLVKATENFAWNIRVLKGQADLLRQAKKECHEYIQQVQEAAHSLGLIRTSQKTATL from the exons CACCTGACTGCCTCAACTATATGCAACAAGGTATCGAGTGTATAAAAGTCCGCTCAAATAGTCGCCAATATCATAGACTTTTTACATTGGATAAAAACCTCACGGAAATACGATGGCAGCCCACTTCAAAGAAACCCCACAAAGCTAGAA TTCCCATAGAAACAGTAAAAGAAGTACGTGTTGGAAAAAATACGGACGTTTTAAGAAATCAGGAAGTAGCCGGGATATATCCGGATGAATGTGCATTTTCAATTATATACGGAGATAGTTTTGATTCATTGGATCTCATAGCTAATACGCCGGATGAAGCTAACATATGGGTGACTGGACTAACGTGGCTTCTCTCTATGGGCAAGGACAATACGT CTCCAGATGCGGTGGAAGAGCGGTTATCGCAGCAAATGCGGGACCAGTGGTTATTAGAAGTATTCAAATCTGCTGATCAGGACAAATGTGGAGTATTAGACGAGTATGAAGTGATAGAATTAATGAAGAAATTAAATAAAAACATTACAACTCGGCAGATACAACAAAAAATGAAG GAATTACAACTTGACCGCACACAGAACAATGAAAATAATCGGGGGCGTTTAGACAGTGATGACTTCGCTAGTATATTTAAAGATATCACGACAAGACCTGAAATCTATTTTCTACTTGTAAG ATACTCCAGTAATGCTGATTATATGTCTGTGGATGATCTGTTGTTATTTTTAGAGGCTGAACAAGGG ATGGCCAAGGTAACAAAAGATAAATGTCTTGAGATTATTAACACTTTTGAACCTTCCAAAGAGGGACGGACGAAAGGAGTCATAGGAATTGATG GATTCACTGCCTATTTACTGTCTGAAGAATGTGATATTTTTGATGTGGAGCATCAAGCTGTCTGCCACGACATGAGATTACCACTGTCGCACTACTTTATTGCATCCTCGTATAACAC ATATCTAATGGAGGATCAGCTAAAAGGTCCATCGAGTGTTGACGGTTACATCAGGGCCTTACGTAAAGGATGTCGCTTTGTAGCAT TGGACTGCTGGGATGGTCCTACCGACGACCCGATTATATATCACGGTCACACGCTCACCTCGAAAATCTCCTTCAGGTCTGTCATTGAAGCCATCAATGAACATGCCTTTGCTGTATCTGA ATACCCTGTGATAGTGTACATAGAAAACCATTGCAGTATCAAACAACAGCAACTCATGGCTCACTACCTGATCACGATATTCGGTGATAAGCTGGTCAGAGTGCCTGTTGAGAAAGACTGCCAATTCCTGCCATCGCCCGAGGCTCTCAAACACAGAATCATAATAAAG GGTAAGAAGCttcatgacaatgacaacacGGAGGGCTACGTGACTGATGAGGAAGAGAACACAGAtgtggagaagaagaaaaacaacaaaCGG GAGGGATCCGTCAAGAAGCACAAACTTGCCAGTGAGCTTTCAGACCTTGTGATCTACTGTAAATCAGTCAGGTTTGAAGATTTCCACAACTCTGCCACACAAC AACATTTCTCCGAAGTGTGCTCATTCTCCGAGTCCTCCGCCTTGAAACTTGCCAACGCCTGCCCTGAAGACTTCGTTCAGCACAACAAGAAGTTCCTCTCACGAGTTTACCCCAACGGTATGAGGGTCGACTCGAGTAATTTCAACCCACAGGATGTGTGGAACTGTGGTTGCCAGATAG taaCGATGAATTACCAGACGCCAGGGTTGATGATGGATCTGAATGATGGACACTTTCTCAAGAACGGAGGATGCGGCTATGTTCTAAAGCCCGCCATCATGAGAGACGAGATTGCATTCTTTAGTGCCAACACCAGAGATGTCATACCTGGGGTGTCACCGCAGATTCTACACATAAAA ATCATTAGTGGCTACAACTTCCCCAAACCGAAGGGTTCTGGGGCCAAGGGTGACACAACCGACCCATATGTGATGGTGGAGATCTTTGGGATTCCTGCTGATTGCGCTGAGGAGAGAACGAAAACTGTACCACACAATG GCCTTAACCCTATCTTTGACGAGAGCTTCGAGTTCCAGATCAACCTGCCTGAGTTAGCACTTGTCCGCTTTGCCGTCTTGGATGATGAGTTTATTGGTGATGAGTTCATTGGGCAGCATACCATTCCGTTTGAATGTATGCAAACAG GATACCGCCATGTATGCATGTACTCCAACACTGGTGACCTGCTTGAGAACTGTACACTGTTTGTTCACATAGCAATCACAAACAAGCGAGGAGGCGGG AAGCCTCAGCGGCGAGGGATGTCCGTGAAGAAGGGCAAGAAGACCCGGGAGTACACTGTCATGAAGAACATCGGTgcaaaacaaattgatgatACATTCAAA CTTGCCATGTCCCCTTTACGAGAGGGTACCGACCTCCGTGACAACGTGATGGTGACCTTATCAGCTTTCAAGGAAGCGTGCGGCCTCTCTCCCATCTCAAACATTAAACAGTGCATACGGATGCTGGCATCTAGGATAACCACCACGGGTGATAACGTCAAGTTGGTTCTGATCATGAGGGCTGGG TATCCAAACTTAGAGGCGACAGGTACTGTGCCAGAGATATACAGGAAAGCACTGGTATTGTTCGATGAT CTGATCAGCGAATGCAAGCATCTGATCAATGAGGCTGAATCCGTGTATGAGAAGATCATCCAATGTCAGCAGCGGGGATTGGAGTGGTATGAGGAACTGCATAACCTCTGTCAGCAGGCTGGACTCAAGGGAAAGAAGCTTGTAAAG GCAACAGAAAACTTTGCTTGGAATATCCGTGTGTTGAAGGGACAAGCTGATCTGCTCCGACAAGCCAAGAAGGAATGCCACGAATATATACAACAGGTCCAGGAAGCAGCTCATTCTCTTGGACTCATACGGACGTCTCAAAAGACTGCTACACTTTAG
- the LOC135492175 gene encoding inactive phospholipase C-like protein 2 isoform X2, whose translation MDSQAEDDEIFLNGEEQNQRDNNLLHPEDNTQSEGGIPRRSSLVKDASHRACRNKKTVSFSSMPTEKKIANAPDCLNYMQQGIECIKVRSNSRQYHRLFTLDKNLTEIRWQPTSKKPHKARIPIETVKEVRVGKNTDVLRNQEVAGIYPDECAFSIIYGDSFDSLDLIANTPDEANIWVTGLTWLLSMGKDNTSPDAVEERLSQQMRDQWLLEVFKSADQDKCGVLDEYEVIELMKKLNKNITTRQIQQKMKELQLDRTQNNENNRGRLDSDDFASIFKDITTRPEIYFLLVRYSSNADYMSVDDLLLFLEAEQGMAKVTKDKCLEIINTFEPSKEGRTKGVIGIDGFTAYLLSEECDIFDVEHQAVCHDMRLPLSHYFIASSYNTYLMEDQLKGPSSVDGYIRALRKGCRFVALDCWDGPTDDPIIYHGHTLTSKISFRSVIEAINEHAFAVSEYPVIVYIENHCSIKQQQLMAHYLITIFGDKLVRVPVEKDCQFLPSPEALKHRIIIKLHDNDNTEGYVTDEEENTDVEKKKNNKREGSVKKHKLASELSDLVIYCKSVRFEDFHNSATQQHFSEVCSFSESSALKLANACPEDFVQHNKKFLSRVYPNGMRVDSSNFNPQDVWNCGCQIVTMNYQTPGLMMDLNDGHFLKNGGCGYVLKPAIMRDEIAFFSANTRDVIPGVSPQILHIKIISGYNFPKPKGSGAKGDTTDPYVMVEIFGIPADCAEERTKTVPHNGLNPIFDESFEFQINLPELALVRFAVLDDEFIGDEFIGQHTIPFECMQTGYRHVCMYSNTGDLLENCTLFVHIAITNKRGGGTCFLRRFRRKKPQRRGMSVKKGKKTREYTVMKNIGAKQIDDTFKLAMSPLREGTDLRDNVMVTLSAFKEACGLSPISNIKQCIRMLASRITTTGDNVKLVLIMRAGYPNLEATGTVPEIYRKALVLFDDLISECKHLINEAESVYEKIIQCQQRGLEWYEELHNLCQQAGLKGKKLVKATENFAWNIRVLKGQADLLRQAKKECHEYIQQVQEAAHSLGLIRTSQKTATL comes from the exons CACCTGACTGCCTCAACTATATGCAACAAGGTATCGAGTGTATAAAAGTCCGCTCAAATAGTCGCCAATATCATAGACTTTTTACATTGGATAAAAACCTCACGGAAATACGATGGCAGCCCACTTCAAAGAAACCCCACAAAGCTAGAA TTCCCATAGAAACAGTAAAAGAAGTACGTGTTGGAAAAAATACGGACGTTTTAAGAAATCAGGAAGTAGCCGGGATATATCCGGATGAATGTGCATTTTCAATTATATACGGAGATAGTTTTGATTCATTGGATCTCATAGCTAATACGCCGGATGAAGCTAACATATGGGTGACTGGACTAACGTGGCTTCTCTCTATGGGCAAGGACAATACGT CTCCAGATGCGGTGGAAGAGCGGTTATCGCAGCAAATGCGGGACCAGTGGTTATTAGAAGTATTCAAATCTGCTGATCAGGACAAATGTGGAGTATTAGACGAGTATGAAGTGATAGAATTAATGAAGAAATTAAATAAAAACATTACAACTCGGCAGATACAACAAAAAATGAAG GAATTACAACTTGACCGCACACAGAACAATGAAAATAATCGGGGGCGTTTAGACAGTGATGACTTCGCTAGTATATTTAAAGATATCACGACAAGACCTGAAATCTATTTTCTACTTGTAAG ATACTCCAGTAATGCTGATTATATGTCTGTGGATGATCTGTTGTTATTTTTAGAGGCTGAACAAGGG ATGGCCAAGGTAACAAAAGATAAATGTCTTGAGATTATTAACACTTTTGAACCTTCCAAAGAGGGACGGACGAAAGGAGTCATAGGAATTGATG GATTCACTGCCTATTTACTGTCTGAAGAATGTGATATTTTTGATGTGGAGCATCAAGCTGTCTGCCACGACATGAGATTACCACTGTCGCACTACTTTATTGCATCCTCGTATAACAC ATATCTAATGGAGGATCAGCTAAAAGGTCCATCGAGTGTTGACGGTTACATCAGGGCCTTACGTAAAGGATGTCGCTTTGTAGCAT TGGACTGCTGGGATGGTCCTACCGACGACCCGATTATATATCACGGTCACACGCTCACCTCGAAAATCTCCTTCAGGTCTGTCATTGAAGCCATCAATGAACATGCCTTTGCTGTATCTGA ATACCCTGTGATAGTGTACATAGAAAACCATTGCAGTATCAAACAACAGCAACTCATGGCTCACTACCTGATCACGATATTCGGTGATAAGCTGGTCAGAGTGCCTGTTGAGAAAGACTGCCAATTCCTGCCATCGCCCGAGGCTCTCAAACACAGAATCATAATAAAG CttcatgacaatgacaacacGGAGGGCTACGTGACTGATGAGGAAGAGAACACAGAtgtggagaagaagaaaaacaacaaaCGG GAGGGATCCGTCAAGAAGCACAAACTTGCCAGTGAGCTTTCAGACCTTGTGATCTACTGTAAATCAGTCAGGTTTGAAGATTTCCACAACTCTGCCACACAAC AACATTTCTCCGAAGTGTGCTCATTCTCCGAGTCCTCCGCCTTGAAACTTGCCAACGCCTGCCCTGAAGACTTCGTTCAGCACAACAAGAAGTTCCTCTCACGAGTTTACCCCAACGGTATGAGGGTCGACTCGAGTAATTTCAACCCACAGGATGTGTGGAACTGTGGTTGCCAGATAG taaCGATGAATTACCAGACGCCAGGGTTGATGATGGATCTGAATGATGGACACTTTCTCAAGAACGGAGGATGCGGCTATGTTCTAAAGCCCGCCATCATGAGAGACGAGATTGCATTCTTTAGTGCCAACACCAGAGATGTCATACCTGGGGTGTCACCGCAGATTCTACACATAAAA ATCATTAGTGGCTACAACTTCCCCAAACCGAAGGGTTCTGGGGCCAAGGGTGACACAACCGACCCATATGTGATGGTGGAGATCTTTGGGATTCCTGCTGATTGCGCTGAGGAGAGAACGAAAACTGTACCACACAATG GCCTTAACCCTATCTTTGACGAGAGCTTCGAGTTCCAGATCAACCTGCCTGAGTTAGCACTTGTCCGCTTTGCCGTCTTGGATGATGAGTTTATTGGTGATGAGTTCATTGGGCAGCATACCATTCCGTTTGAATGTATGCAAACAG GATACCGCCATGTATGCATGTACTCCAACACTGGTGACCTGCTTGAGAACTGTACACTGTTTGTTCACATAGCAATCACAAACAAGCGAGGAGGCGGG ACATGTTTCCTCAGGAGATTCAGGCGCAAG AAGCCTCAGCGGCGAGGGATGTCCGTGAAGAAGGGCAAGAAGACCCGGGAGTACACTGTCATGAAGAACATCGGTgcaaaacaaattgatgatACATTCAAA CTTGCCATGTCCCCTTTACGAGAGGGTACCGACCTCCGTGACAACGTGATGGTGACCTTATCAGCTTTCAAGGAAGCGTGCGGCCTCTCTCCCATCTCAAACATTAAACAGTGCATACGGATGCTGGCATCTAGGATAACCACCACGGGTGATAACGTCAAGTTGGTTCTGATCATGAGGGCTGGG TATCCAAACTTAGAGGCGACAGGTACTGTGCCAGAGATATACAGGAAAGCACTGGTATTGTTCGATGAT CTGATCAGCGAATGCAAGCATCTGATCAATGAGGCTGAATCCGTGTATGAGAAGATCATCCAATGTCAGCAGCGGGGATTGGAGTGGTATGAGGAACTGCATAACCTCTGTCAGCAGGCTGGACTCAAGGGAAAGAAGCTTGTAAAG GCAACAGAAAACTTTGCTTGGAATATCCGTGTGTTGAAGGGACAAGCTGATCTGCTCCGACAAGCCAAGAAGGAATGCCACGAATATATACAACAGGTCCAGGAAGCAGCTCATTCTCTTGGACTCATACGGACGTCTCAAAAGACTGCTACACTTTAG